The Desmonostoc muscorum LEGE 12446 genome includes a region encoding these proteins:
- a CDS encoding sucrose synthase, translating into MSELLQAVLDSEEKNDLRSFISELRQQENKYLLRNDILNVYAEYCSKYQKPEAFHTTSDLGKLIYYTQEIIQEDSNFCFIIRSKIASQEVYWLTSDLSIEPMTVQDLLDLRDRLVNKFHPNEGDLLELDFGPFYDYSPVIRDPKNIGKGVQFLNRYLSSQLFQDSKQLLESLLNFLRLHQYNGIQLLINDRIQSQQQLSVQVKKAISFVTDRPDDEPYEQFRFQLQTMGFEPGWGNTAARVRDTLNILDELIDSPDPQTLEAFISRVPMIFRIVLVSAHGWFGQEGVLGRPDTGGQVVYVLDQAKSLEKQLQEDVLLAGLEGLNVQPKVIILSRLIPNSDGTLCNQRLEKVYGTENAWILRVTLREFNPNMTQNWISRFEFWPYLETFAVDSERELRAEFQGRPDLIVGNYSDGNLVAFLLARRMKVTQCNIAHALEKSKYLFSNLYWQDLEDKYHFSLQFTADLIAMNAANFVVSSTYQEIVGTPDSVGQYESYKCFTMPELYHVTNGIELFSPKFNVVPPGVNENYYFPYTRTQDRVESDRQRLAETLFTLEDPSQIFGKLDDPNKRPLFSMARLDRIKNLTGLAECFGQSKELQEHCNLILVAGKLRVEESGDNEERDEIIKLYHIIDEYNLHGKIRWLGVRLSKTDSGEIYRVIADHQGIFVQPALFEAFGLTILEAMVSGLPTFATQFGGPLEIIQNKVNGFYINPTNLEETATKIVDFVTKCEQSSHYWDEISQRAIDRVYTTYTWKIHTTKLLSLARIYGFWNFTSKENREDLLRYLEALFYLIYKPRAQQLLEQHKYR; encoded by the coding sequence ATGTCTGAATTGCTGCAAGCAGTGTTAGATAGTGAAGAAAAAAATGATTTGCGTTCCTTCATTAGTGAATTACGCCAACAAGAAAACAAGTACTTGCTGCGAAACGACATACTCAATGTATATGCAGAATATTGCTCCAAGTACCAGAAACCTGAGGCATTTCACACTACTTCTGACTTAGGTAAACTCATTTACTATACTCAGGAAATTATTCAGGAGGACTCAAACTTCTGTTTCATCATCCGTTCTAAAATTGCCAGTCAAGAAGTTTATTGGTTGACATCAGACTTGAGCATTGAGCCGATGACGGTGCAGGATTTACTCGATTTGCGCGATCGCCTGGTGAACAAATTTCATCCCAACGAAGGCGACCTGCTAGAATTAGACTTCGGCCCGTTTTATGACTACTCCCCAGTCATCCGCGACCCGAAAAATATTGGTAAGGGAGTACAATTTCTCAACCGCTATTTATCCAGCCAACTATTTCAAGACTCGAAACAATTGCTGGAAAGCTTGTTGAACTTCTTGCGCCTGCACCAATACAACGGTATCCAACTGCTGATCAACGATCGCATTCAATCCCAGCAGCAACTTTCTGTGCAAGTTAAGAAAGCTATAAGTTTCGTTACCGACCGCCCCGATGATGAACCCTATGAACAATTCCGGTTCCAATTGCAAACAATGGGTTTTGAACCGGGTTGGGGTAACACCGCAGCCCGTGTGCGAGACACCCTAAATATTCTCGATGAATTGATTGATTCTCCCGATCCTCAGACCCTAGAAGCCTTCATTTCTCGCGTTCCGATGATTTTTAGAATCGTCCTCGTGTCTGCACACGGATGGTTCGGTCAAGAGGGCGTTTTGGGGCGTCCCGATACTGGTGGTCAGGTGGTTTACGTCCTTGACCAGGCAAAAAGTCTCGAAAAACAGCTACAAGAAGATGTTTTGCTAGCTGGTTTAGAAGGATTAAACGTCCAGCCAAAAGTGATTATTCTCAGCCGCTTGATTCCTAATAGTGATGGTACCCTTTGTAATCAACGACTGGAAAAAGTTTACGGCACAGAAAATGCCTGGATTTTGCGAGTAACTCTGCGGGAATTTAATCCTAACATGACTCAAAACTGGATTTCCCGGTTTGAGTTTTGGCCTTATCTCGAAACTTTTGCCGTTGACTCGGAAAGAGAACTGCGGGCAGAATTTCAAGGTAGACCTGACTTAATAGTTGGTAACTATTCCGATGGAAATTTAGTGGCATTTTTGCTGGCGCGGCGCATGAAAGTCACGCAATGTAATATTGCCCATGCTTTGGAAAAATCTAAATACTTGTTTAGTAACCTTTACTGGCAAGATTTAGAAGATAAATATCATTTTTCCTTGCAATTTACAGCTGACTTAATTGCGATGAATGCTGCCAATTTTGTGGTCAGCAGCACTTACCAAGAAATTGTCGGCACACCGGATAGTGTGGGACAGTACGAATCTTATAAATGCTTCACCATGCCGGAGTTGTATCATGTAACCAATGGCATTGAATTATTCAGTCCCAAGTTTAATGTTGTACCGCCTGGAGTCAACGAAAATTACTATTTTCCCTACACCCGGACTCAAGACCGAGTAGAAAGCGATCGCCAGCGCCTTGCAGAAACACTCTTTACCTTAGAAGACCCCAGCCAAATCTTTGGGAAACTAGACGATCCTAACAAGCGTCCTCTATTTTCAATGGCGCGTCTTGACCGCATCAAAAACCTCACAGGTTTAGCCGAATGCTTTGGTCAAAGTAAAGAATTGCAGGAGCATTGCAACTTAATTTTGGTAGCGGGTAAGTTGCGTGTAGAAGAATCCGGCGACAATGAAGAACGTGATGAAATTATCAAACTTTATCACATCATTGACGAATACAATCTCCACGGAAAGATTCGGTGGTTGGGTGTGCGCCTGTCTAAAACTGATTCTGGTGAAATTTATCGAGTAATTGCCGATCACCAGGGAATTTTTGTGCAACCAGCTTTATTTGAAGCTTTTGGTTTAACAATTTTAGAGGCGATGGTTTCAGGATTACCAACTTTTGCTACACAGTTTGGTGGACCACTGGAAATTATTCAGAATAAAGTTAACGGCTTTTACATTAACCCAACAAATTTAGAAGAGACAGCCACAAAAATTGTGGATTTTGTCACTAAATGCGAACAAAGTTCTCACTATTGGGATGAAATTTCCCAGCGAGCAATTGACCGAGTTTACACTACCTATACTTGGAAAATTCACACTACCAAGCTGTTATCTTTAGCACGCATTTATGGCTTTTGGAACTTTACTTCAAAGGAAAATAGAGAAGATTTATTGCGCTATCTGGAGGCTTTATTCTATTTAATTTACAAGCCAAGAGCGCAACAGTTATTAGAGCAGCATAAGTATCGTTAG